The nucleotide sequence CAACTCCGCCTATGCCCATGGCGCCTGGGGCAGCTCCGGCGAGTCGTCAATGGACGACTGGCGCAAAGCGATGGACGTCAACCTGTTCGGCACCATGCAGATGACCCACGCCGTGCTGCCGCAGATGAAGAAGCAGAAGTCGGGCAGCATCGTGATGATCAACACCATGGCCACCCGCACCCCCAACCAGCTGGAGTCCGGCTATGCCGTCTCCAAGGGCGCGTTGAAAACCGCCGTGCAGTACCTGGCCCAGGATCTCGGCCCGTTCGGCATCCGCGTCAACTCCACCTTCATGGGCTGGATGTGGGGCGCGCCGGTGGTCGGCTACTTCAAGAGCGAAGCCAAGCGCCTGGGCGTGCCGATGGAGTCGCTGGTCGACCAGGTCGCCCAGCAGATTGCCCTGCGCAAGATTCCCGAAGACAGCGACTGCGCCATGGCCGCCCTGTACCTGGCCAGCGACTACGCCAAGGTCGTTACCGGCGCGCAACTGGACGTCAACGGCGGCCACTTCCTGCCCTACTAACCACTTAAGGCGACAGGGACGTCGCCCTTACCCGCGCTCGAACGACGCCTCGCCACGGAGGCGAGCGTTCAGGCGATGCTGGATCTAGCTTTTCAACAGAAGCGGCCCAAGAGCAGTCGCTGCCCAACGGAATAAGCAGTCATTCCGCCGCATGGCATGGGGCGCAAAGCAGCGAAGCGGTTAACCATTGGAGCGTAAGCCAAACAAAAAGGCGCCGGGGAGTTCACCCGCGGCACCTTCGAGGCAATGCTCACCCCTTACATGGGGTTCATGGCGGTCTGTTCCTTGGCCACTTGGTCCAGGCTGGGAATGTGTCCGCTTCCAAAGCCCGGCAGGATTTGCTCAAAGCTCTGGAAGCGTCCCAGCAGTTTGAGCGTGTCCGGGCTGTAGAAGGGTAAATACAGTGTGCGACGCACATTGGGCCCGGTGGGTGGTGGGCCGGCATGTTTTACGCACGAGTAGTGGATGGTGATGTCTCCAGGCTCGGTATCGAGCGGAATCGCTTTAGGGCTTTCTACGCCGATGGCTGTGGAATGGTGGACGCCGCGTCCGTGGGAGCCAGCCAGCACCCAGAGCTGGGAGCTTTCTGGGTTTGCCGCATCCAGATGGATGCCGACGTTAATCGATGGGCAAGTAATTCCGCATCCGCCCAAACCGCAATCGGTGTGCCAGCCCAAATTAGCGGCAATGCTGGGCGCCAGTTTAGCGCCGACACCGAAAGGTTTGAGCACCGTCATGGCTCCTTGCCCCCGATCATGCAGCGGTACCAGTTCGCGCTGGCTCAGAGCAACCAGTTCGGCAATCGTGGGATCGTCGTTCATCAATTGACGAACCAGTTGCGAATGTTCCGAAATGAACATCAGGCGATACGGGAAGCGCTGACCGGAAGTCAGATGATTGGTCCACCACGAGAAAATTTCTCCTTCCGTGGCTTCGCTGCGTATGCGCTCGATCTCGCCGCGAATGTCCTCCAGTCGGTGGCGCATTGCCCCACGCACGACGATATAGCCAGCAGTGCGCAGGTAGTGCGACATCTCCTCCCGACTGTCGTCCAAGGTAAAGCTGCGGCGCAGGTCAAGCGGTTGTCCCTGGGCATCCAGCAGAGGCTTGGCGGGGTCGTAAATATCACGCCCCGAATACATGCACTGCAGCGCCGGTGACCAGACGTCCCACTCCTGCATGCCGCCGCGCAACAATCGAACTGACTGCGCGAGTACCAGTGCCGAGGGGGTACGGAGTTCATGCACATAGTTCTGCCAGGCGCGCTCATCAAACTCCACGACACATGCAGCCTGCGCATGCACACCCGGCTCAATGCGCACCACCTCCCCGTCCACCACATAGCTATAGGCCCTGCCATCTTTGAGAGCGACAGCGAAAGGCGGTGCGCCTCTCAGATCCCATACCACTTGAGCATTAACGCCGGACTGCAAGCGCTGCGGTAATTCGTGATGGTGGAAATCGTCAAACTCCCAAGCCGTCAGCCCCCAACTGCTGAAATCACCGACAGACGTATCGCGTTCAACTGCAGTTGTCATCCTCGCCTCCATTTACTAATATATGGAATCTATTTCCAAGTAGTAATTTATTATGCAGTCGTCACCTCCGACGTCAAGAGTGATCGCCGTCCTTGAAACGCTCGCTGGCGAGCCAGAATCGCTAAGCGCCTCCGAAATCGCGCGCAGGCTGCAACTGAGCACATCGACCTTGTCGCTCATCCTCAAGACTCTGCACGAGACTGGTTATGTGGAGCGCTTGCCTGATCGGAGTTTTCGGCTGGGGGCTGGGGTCTTGCGCCTGCTTCAGGGGGTTCGACAGCGTTATCCATTGCTGGGGGTTGCCAACGATGTTTTGGGTCGTTTGGCCGAACAATGTCGATGCGGCTGTGCGCTAGCGCAGGTGACTAGCGGAAGGCAGGAAGTGGTTCTGACTGTAGGCAACACGGGAGAGCTAGGTATCAGTCCCGGCGTTCAATTACCGATGGATCCGCCTCATGGCACGCTAGCAATGGCCTGGCGTACGCCTAAAGAAGTCAGTGTGTGGCTGCAGCAGGCGGAAAAATCCGGGGCCGTTGTCGATACCAAGGTGCAGCTTGAGCTGCTCGAACATGTGCGGGGGCTGGGCTACGCGGTTTACGGGATGCGCAGCAATGGCAGTGCAATGATGGCGCAGTTTCGTGATCTGCTCAGTGCAGTTCAGCATGCCGGATCTATGGAGGTTTTACGTCGGCAGCTAGACAAAATGGCATTGGCTGTAGATGCACACTTATATACCCCCCAGGAGCTGGATGACTCCCAGTCGAAAAGTGTGAGTCACATCATTGCCCCAGTGTTTGGGGTCGATGGACAGCCGCACTACCTGGTGTCCTTACACCCTATGCAAGATTTGGTCTCTGCATCTTCATTACGACAATATGTCGAGGAACTGCAGCATGCTGCCCATGCGTTGACGTCGGAAATAGGCGGAAAAATCGGCACCTGCTAAACACGTCAAATTTGAGGTGCTTTGCAGGTGTTGGTCCGCCCAGGGCAGCGGCTACAGAGACGAAGGGGTACTCAAGCCACCAGGCTGCCGCCGTTGACCGGCAATATCTGGCCGTTCACCCATTCGGCTTCGAGCGAAGCCAGATAAGCGACTGCGGCACCGACGTCTTGCGGGCTGCCTGCGCGTTTTACCGAAGCACTTTTCCTGGCGATGGCATCGGAGCCTTCCCAGTTGTTCATGGTGCCGAGCGAAAGGCCATTGACGGTGACGCCGTGCGGTCCGACTTCACCGGAAAGGTTGCGCAGAAAGCCGAGTGCACCGGCTTTGGCAGCACCGTAGGCGCACAGGCCCATGCCGGTCGCCGTGCGTGCCGCATCGGAATTGATGGCGATAATCCGCCCCCAGCCGCGCTCCATCATCGATGGCAGGATCGCCTGGCAGCTGTGCATCAGGCCGTGCAGATTCAACTGCAGCCAGCTATCCCACTGCTCCGGCGTCGACTGCATGAACTGCACGTAATCCCAGCCCAGGGCGGGCACCCCGGCGTTATGGACAAAGATATCTATCGCGCCAATCTCGCCCTGCACCTTCTCTACCATGGCAAAAATAGCCTGGCGATCGGTCATGTCCGTCGCCACCGGGTGCGCCTGCAGCCCT is from Pseudomonas sp. LS44 and encodes:
- a CDS encoding SDR family NAD(P)-dependent oxidoreductase; the encoded protein is MFQLTGKVALVTGAGRGMGFGIAQTLARQGATVVINDFFLERAQEAAEALRAEGLQAHPVATDMTDRQAIFAMVEKVQGEIGAIDIFVHNAGVPALGWDYVQFMQSTPEQWDSWLQLNLHGLMHSCQAILPSMMERGWGRIIAINSDAARTATGMGLCAYGAAKAGALGFLRNLSGEVGPHGVTVNGLSLGTMNNWEGSDAIARKSASVKRAGSPQDVGAAVAYLASLEAEWVNGQILPVNGGSLVA
- a CDS encoding phytanoyl-CoA dioxygenase family protein, which translates into the protein MTTAVERDTSVGDFSSWGLTAWEFDDFHHHELPQRLQSGVNAQVVWDLRGAPPFAVALKDGRAYSYVVDGEVVRIEPGVHAQAACVVEFDERAWQNYVHELRTPSALVLAQSVRLLRGGMQEWDVWSPALQCMYSGRDIYDPAKPLLDAQGQPLDLRRSFTLDDSREEMSHYLRTAGYIVVRGAMRHRLEDIRGEIERIRSEATEGEIFSWWTNHLTSGQRFPYRLMFISEHSQLVRQLMNDDPTIAELVALSQRELVPLHDRGQGAMTVLKPFGVGAKLAPSIAANLGWHTDCGLGGCGITCPSINVGIHLDAANPESSQLWVLAGSHGRGVHHSTAIGVESPKAIPLDTEPGDITIHYSCVKHAGPPPTGPNVRRTLYLPFYSPDTLKLLGRFQSFEQILPGFGSGHIPSLDQVAKEQTAMNPM
- a CDS encoding SDR family oxidoreductase gives rise to the protein MLLKDKVVIISGIGPGLGIKLAVRAAEYQAKAVVLATRTPAKLDDAEQAIRDAGYSTPVLKVPTDIAQVEQCQKLAELTVEHFGQIDALINSAYAHGAWGSSGESSMDDWRKAMDVNLFGTMQMTHAVLPQMKKQKSGSIVMINTMATRTPNQLESGYAVSKGALKTAVQYLAQDLGPFGIRVNSTFMGWMWGAPVVGYFKSEAKRLGVPMESLVDQVAQQIALRKIPEDSDCAMAALYLASDYAKVVTGAQLDVNGGHFLPY
- a CDS encoding helix-turn-helix domain-containing protein — encoded protein: MIAVLETLAGEPESLSASEIARRLQLSTSTLSLILKTLHETGYVERLPDRSFRLGAGVLRLLQGVRQRYPLLGVANDVLGRLAEQCRCGCALAQVTSGRQEVVLTVGNTGELGISPGVQLPMDPPHGTLAMAWRTPKEVSVWLQQAEKSGAVVDTKVQLELLEHVRGLGYAVYGMRSNGSAMMAQFRDLLSAVQHAGSMEVLRRQLDKMALAVDAHLYTPQELDDSQSKSVSHIIAPVFGVDGQPHYLVSLHPMQDLVSASSLRQYVEELQHAAHALTSEIGGKIGTC